GAGCCGCTGGACCAGCTGAGCGCATAAGACGCGCTGGAGTAGCCGATGGTCGTGCCGGTGCTCGGCTCTCCTCCGGCCGGCGCGGGGCCGAACGCCAGCACGGCCGGCGGGGCCGGTCCGCGGCCGGCCGGCAGGCTGGCGGTGCGCACGTACAGATTGTGCGGGGCCGGGTGCCCCGGCTGCCGGAAGTAAGCGCCGGGCACATCCGATTGGGCTGCGTTGACCAGCGACGCGCCGCGCAGCGCGGGCAAAATCTGCGGTGCCGCACCGGAGTAGGCGAAGGCCAGCCGGCCGTACTGGGCGAGCACGGCGATGTCGGTCTCCCGGGCGCTGCGCACCGGCCCGACCACGTCCGGGATCTTCGCCGAGAACACCGCGATGATCCGGGTCAGGCCGCCCTCCACCGGCGCGACGTAGACGACGTCCGCACTGCCCAGCCCGGTCGCCGGCCGGGCCGCGGCCACGTTGTCGATCTTCACCGCGAGCACCTGGGCTTGCCCTGCGGGTGGGCTGGCCGGGCTGGCCGGGCTCTCGCCGGGGGAAGGGTTCGAACCGCGGCAACCCGCCGCCAGGAGGGCCGCCGCGAGCAGCGCCGGGCCGATCCGCCGGAGACGCATGTCGACCACCACCACTGTGCGCTGGCGTTCCCGGCAGTTTATCGCGCGGCGCACCGGAAAAGCGAGGGCCGGGCAGCCGAGGCACGGTGCTTCCGCTGGTCTGGACGGCAGGACCGGTCCGGCGGTGCTCCCGGTCTCGAAGTCCGTGAAGGGCCCGTTGCCGGAATCTGATTCCGGCAACGGGCCCTTCACGGACAATCGGGAGGGAGCCGTCGCTCAGGCCCCGACGCCGGGCCGGTTCGCGTTCCGGCCGAAGGCCGCCCGGTAGTCGCGCGGCCGGTGCCCGGCGAGCCGGGCGAACACAGCACCGAACGTTCCGGGATCCAGGTAGCCGACCTCGGCCGCGATGCTCGCGATCGTCCGATCGGTGGTTTCCAGCAGGTGCTTCGCCTTGCGCACTCGCGCCGCCTGCAGGTATTCCAGCGGAGTCTGGCCGGACTGCTCGCGGAACCGCCGCAGCAGCGTCCGGGTGCTGACGTGGAACGCCGCCGACAGCTGCCCCAGGTCGTAGCGTTCGCCCATGGTCCGGTCCAGGCGGCGCTTCACGCTCTGGGCGAAGTCCGATCCGGCGGCGGGCAGCAATGCCGCGTCGACGTACGGGGTTTGACTCGGCCGCGCGTCGTCGACGAGCGCGACACGGGCGGTGGCGCGGGCGACCCGGCTGCCGCTGTGTTCCCGGATGAGGTCGAGCGCGAAGTCGTACATCGCGCTGAACGCGCCGGTCGTGGTGATTCCGCGGTCGGTCGCGACCAGCTTCTCCGGCCGGACGGTCGTACCGGGACACCGGCGCGCCAGCTTGCCGGCGAACAGCCACGCGGTCGTCGACTCCCTCCCGTCCAGGAGCCCGGCCTCAGCGAGCAGGAACGCGCCGACGCAGATCGACACCACCGCGCTGCCCGATCGCGCGGCCGCCGAGATGGCCTCGATCTCCGGCCGGAGCCCGGCGAGCTCCGCGTCGAGATCCAGTCCGGGGCGCAGCTCGAAACCCGGCACCACCAGCACGTCCACCGGCCGGACCGGGGCGACGGCGATCGGCACGCCGCCCGAGCCGGTCACCCGCCGCCTCGGCGACAGGACCGACACGTCGTAGCAGGACTCGCCGGCGAGATGCCCGGCCATCGTGAGGAGATCGGGGACGCCGTAGACCTCCGACGCGAAACAGCCCGGATAGGCGAGCACCCCGACGCGAAGAGCCATGCTGGCGAGATTACCTGGATATCTGGCGATCTCGCCGCTGGCCGCCGGCCGCTCCCGCGGCGACGATGCGGGCATGGCGATCACCGAGCCGCAGCCTGGCGGCGTCCTCGCGGACTTCTCGAAGCGACTGGTCGAGGTCGACGGAGTCGGCAAAACCGTGTACACCGGCGGTTCCGGACCGGCCGTCGTGCTGATGCCGGAGATGCCCGGCATCAGTCCCGACGTCGTCCGCTTCGCGCGGTGGATCCGCGACGCGGGATTCACCGTCTACCTGCCGTCGCTCTTCGGCGTGGACGGGGCGTTCCCGACCGTGGCCGACGGGGAGCAGGTCGTCCGCCGCGCCTGCGTCAGCGCCGAGTTCCGGGCCTTCGCGGGCAGCGGCACCAGCCCGGTTGTCTCGTGGCTGCGCGGGCTGGCCAGGACGGCGCTGCGCGAATGCGGCGGGCCGGGCGTCGGCGCGATCGGGCTTTGTTTCACCGGCAACTTCGCCCTGTCGATGGCGCTCGAACCAGCGGTCCTCGCGCCCGTCGTGAACCACCCGTCGCTGCCGCTGGACGATCCCGGCGGCCTGGAGATCAGCGACGAGGACGCCGCCGCGGTCCGGGAGCGGATCGACCGCGACGGGCTGAAAGTGCTCAGCTATCGCTTCGACAACGACCGCTGGTGCACCGGTCAGCGTTTCGCCGCCTACCAAGCCCTCCTCGGCGACGCGTTCGACGGGCGCGTCCTCCCCGGTGAGAGCGCCAACCCCGAACCGCCGCCGTTCTTCCGCGACGTCGTCGGCACGCCGCACAGCGTCGTCACCGCGCACCTCGTGGACCGCGAAGGCCACCCCACTCTGCGCGCGCGGGACGAGATCCTCGCTTTCCTCGCTGAAAGACTCTCTCCCCCAACCACAACCGGCTGACGGGCCCGGTGCCGCGCCTCGACAGAGCCGTCTTCCGGGAGTTAACTGACCCGGTTGCCAGACTGCGGGCAAAGAGGACAGTGGTGCGATGTCGGAGCCAGTCGATTTCGAGGCGGTCTTCCTGGCCGGGCCGTCGGCCACCGCGGTGCTGTCTCGCGAATTCGTCATCCTCGCGGTCAACCACGCCTACGAAGCCGTGTCCGGCCATTCCCGGGAGGACCTGATCGGACGGAACGTTTTCCAGGCGTTCCCGGACGATCCGCGGGATCCGGGTGGCGCCCGGGCGTTGCGCGCTTCCCTTGATCGGGTGCTGGCCACCCGGCAGCGGCACGCCATGGCACTGCAGCGGTACGACGTCGCGGTCCCGGACCGCCCGGGGGTGGTGGAGCAGCGCTACTGGAGTCCGGTCAACGCGCCGGTGCTCGACGCCGACGGCTCGGTCCGGTTCGTCGTGCACCGGGTCGAGGAGGTGACGGATTTCCTGCACGAGCTGTCGGCGACCGCTCCCGAAGCGGCGACCGGGGAAGTGCAGGCGATGCAGGCCGAGGTCTTCGCACGAAGCCGTGAACTGCAGCAAGCCAACCAGCAGTTGTCCGCCGCGGCGGACATCACCACCGCATTGCTGGCGGACATCCCGCCAGCCGAGGTCCTGGAACTGATCGCGTCACGGGCACGCGAGATCGCGCAGGTCGACCAGGCGCTCCTGCTGGCCCCCGACGACGACGGCGAGCAACTGATCGTCGCGGCCGCGGCGGGGGCGAAGTCGCAGGCGTACCGGGCCGTGCGGCTGCCGCTGGACGAAAGCACCGCCGCGCGTTCGCTGGCCGTACGGGTCTACCGGACCGGCCGGTCCGCGGTCGACGAGAACGCCGCGCAGGCAGGCCGCGAGGCCGGGCTGAGCCCGGACGTCGCGGTCGGCTCCGCGCTCGGCGTGCCGCTGGGATCGCCCGGTGCCGTGCGCGGCGTCCTCTCCGTGGTGAACGAACCCGGGCATCCGGTCGTCGCCGGACGGGTGGTGCGGTCACTGGAGCTGTTCGCCGCGCAGGCAGCCATCGCGCTGGAGCTGGCCGAGCGGAAGTCGGACGCGGAGCGATTGTCCTTGCTCGACGACCGGGAGCGGATCGCCCAGGAGCTCAACACGTCGGTCGTCGCGCGGCTGTCGGGCATCGGCCTGGATCTCTCCGCGGCGCTGAGAATCATCCAGCGCCCCGATGCCGCGCACCGCGTCCGGGACGCGGTGCGCACACTGGACGACGTCATCCGGCGGCTGAATTCCGCCGTCTTCGCCTCCCGGCCCGAGCACGGCCGGGAACAACGCCTGCACCGGCGCATCTACGACCTGGTCGACGCCGCCGCCGCGAGCCTCGGAGTCGCGACCACGACCCGGGTGGACAGCCGGCTCGACACCGCGCTCGACAGGCCTGCCGCCGGAGCGCTGATCGAAGTGCTCGACACGGCGTTGTCCGAAGTCGCCCACCGCCCGACCGCCCGCCACGTCCTCGTGATCGCCGAACTGCACACCGCGCCGACCCGCGTCTACGTGCGGGTCGAAGACGACGGAACCCCCGCGGCGCCTGCCGTCCACAGCACCCGATCGGGCGGAGACTTCGCGACCGCCGCCCGCGCGGGCGGCGGCACGACGGTCACCTGGCAACTGCCGATCGAGAAAACGGACCTCGCGGGCTTCGCCGGCTGACCAGCGGGGCCACCGATCCGGGTCGGGCGCCGCGGCGGTGAAGTCGGCTAGCTCGGCGGTCGGCGGCGCGGACTCCCCCGCCGCGGCGCCGACGGCCTTCCGCTGCGAACCGCTGTCGGCTGCCTCCAACGAGGCCGGGCCGTTTTCCGCTGTCGCCGTCCGTTCTCCCCCTTTGAAGTCCGAAGTAGACAGTGAGGACCTTCGTCCTCGAGCGGAGGGAGTTCGGCTCTGCTCCCGGCACCGCCCGCGGACGGACGCTGGACCGGTGCCCGCCGGCCGGCGGGCGACCGCACGAGACGAATGAGGCATTGGTGACTTCGACACTGGACCGCTCGACCACCGAGCCGCGGCGAACGCTCACCCTGAGCCGGGCGGCTGAGTCCGGTGTGTGAATACTGCGGATGCCAGGCGCTGGCCGCGGTCGAGGAGCTGACCCGCGAACACGACGAAGCCGTCGCGCTGATCAGCCGCGTCCGCGGCGCGCACGCCCGCGGCGACGGCGCGGAAATGGCCGTTCTGGCCAACCGGATCGCCCAGCTGCTCCGCCCGCACACGACAGTCGAGGAAGAGGGCCTCTTCCCGGCATTGGCAGACGAGTTCCCGGACCACATCGCAGATCTGGCCACGCAGCACCGGCACATCGAGAGCGTTCTCGGCGAGGCCGCGCACGGAACCCCTGCCGACCCGGAGTGGCCCGCGCGTCTGATGGCCGCGCTGCACCTGTTGCGCGAGCACATCCTCGCCGAGCAGGACGGCGTCTTCCCCGCCGCGCTGAGCCGTCTCGAACCGGCGCAGTGGGAAGCCGTCGAGCGCGTGCGCCAGCGAGCCGGCACCGGGTTGTCCGAACAAGTCCGCTGACTGCCCCGGCCGCCGCGCCCGAGAGTCAGGAACTCCGGTCCATCGAACCCCAATCGGCTGTCTCTCGCCGAACCAGCCGACGAGCCTCCAGCATCACCTCGTCAGCGATCCAGGCCAGCGGCTGAGCGTCGACCACGAGCGGCTCGTTGTCCGGGCCGCGCGCGATTTCGCGGCCCCGCAGCAGCCAAGCGCGCACTCCGGGGCCGCCGCGTTCGCGCAGGTGCTCGTAGTCGTGCAGCCGCCGCGCCAGCCACAGGCGCAGCGGCCGGTCGCGCCACCACGGCTGCCGGGCGAGCGAGTTCGCCGACAGTCCGGGCAGCGCGATCCCGGTGAGCCCGTCCCGGCTTTGCTCGCCGGAGCGCAAGTCCACGCCCGGGCCGCGCGACCACCGCACGTACAAATCCTGCTCGCCTGCCCGCCGGAACGCGGAAACCAGCCCGTCGAGGCAGCCGAGGACGGGCAACGAGCTGTCCGGGTTCGCCATGCTCGCCGGATTACCCTGGTGCGCCGCGAACAATCGGCGGGAAGCAGAACTCGTTGCCGGCCGGGTCGCTTCAGCGGCCCACGACCCGGACGGTGCGCAGCAGCGGATCCACTGGGTCGGGCAGGAACATGCCCGCGGCGACCCCGCTGCGCAGATAGTCCAGAACCGGCTGGGTCAGCACCTCCCCCGGCAGCACCGCCGGCACGCCCGGCGGGTACGGGCTGATCGTTTCGGCTGCGATCCGGCCCGCCGCGGCCGTCGCCGGAATCTGTTCGGCGGGGCCGAAGAACGCGTCGCGCGGCAGCATCGCCTGCTCTGGTTCGAGGTCCTCGGGCGCGGGCAGTTCGACCGCGGGGCAGCGGGGCAGCTCGTCGGCGTGCTCGCACAGCGCACGCAGCGCGTCGACCAGCCGGGCGGCGGTGCCCTCGTCGTCGCCGACGGTCAGTTGCGCGGCGATCCGGCGATGATCCGACAGCCCCACGTCAACGCGGTGGTGTTCGCGCAGCCAGTGGTTTGCCGTGTAGCCGGAACACCCCAGCCCGGACACGTCGATCAGCAGTTTCAGCGGATCCCGGTCGTCCGCCCGTCCCGGGCCGACCAGATCGGTCTCGCCCAGCACCTGAATGCCCGCGAGCGCGGCCAGGCGTTCGCGCGTCGACTCGGCGAGGCGGAGCACGTCGTCGAGCAAGCTGTCGCCGTGCTCGACCATCTGCCGGCGCCAGCCGTCCAGCCCGGCGTAGATCAGCGACGACGGGCTGGTCGTGTCGAGCAGGTCGGCGCGCATCGCGAGCACGTCGGCGTCCACCAGATCGCCGCGCAGGTGATACACCGAGCCCTGCTCCAGGCCGGCCCCCATCTTGTGCACGCTCGTCACGCACAGATCGGCGCCCGCGTCCATCGCCCAGGCCGGCAGCTCCGGATGGAACGGGAAGTGCGCACCCCATGCTTCGTCGACGATCAGCGGCACGCCTTGGTCGTGGCAACGCCGCGCGACGCCCCGGATGTCCGCGCAGGAACCGTAATCGGTCGGCGTGATCAGCAGCATCCCTTGCGCGTCCGGATGTTTCGCCAGTGCCGCGGCGGCTTCCGCGGCGCCCGGAGGATGGGCGAAGGCGCGGTCCCGGTCCCAGCGCGGCGGCACCCACACCGGGCGGATGCCGCTCAGGATGAGCCCGGCCACCACCGACTTGTGCGCATTGCGCGAGAGCAGCAGTTCTTCGCCGGGGCCGGCGACGGAAAGCATCGCCGATTTGACCGAAAGCGAACTGCCGCACGTCGAGAAGAACGCGCGGTCCGCGTGCACCGCGTCCGCCATCAGATCTTCGGCCGAGGAGAGGACGCCCCGGTTGAGCGCCCGGTCGTCCAGGCCGTTCATCAGGATGATGTCCGAGGCGAACACGTCGGATCCGACGACCTGCACCAGCCGAGGGTCGGCGCCTCGGCCTTGTTTGTGCCCGGGCGGCAGGAACGGCAGGTGGCCGTCCGCGCGGAACCGCTGGATCGCCTCGAGTACCGGAGCACGGGAATGATCAGCCACGGCCTCCGGTTTTCCCGCGGCGGCGCGGCCTCAAACCATCCGCCCCCGTTTGTGCGCCCCGAACAGCGAGGCGTTTACCGGACTCGCGACCGGGTATGCGGAGTGCCAGTACAAGGAGGCCAGCAATGCCGTCGCGCCCGCAGAGCACTGCAGCACCATCGAAGCGCGACTCGGGAAAGCCCGAGCCGCGCGGAAAACCGGACTCCCCAGCGCCGCCGCCGGATGCCGGAGAAGCGCAGACCCCGGCGGCGCTGGCGGGTACGAAACGCGTGCTGTGGTGGGGCGGGCTGGCGGCACTGGCCACGGTCGGGATCCTCGAATGGCCCGTCGCCGCCGCGGTGGGCGCGGGCAGTTATGTCGCCGAAAAGCTGGCCGCCGCTGACGCGCGCGCCGACCGGGCAGCTGAGAACTAGCCGGAGGAAACCATGTCTGCCAACACTCGCCGGCCCGCGCATCGGGGACAAGGCGCCGCGGCCCGAGCCACCGGCAAGAACTCGGTCCGAGTGGCGTTGCCTCTGGTCGGGACGATTTCCCTGCCGCCGCCTCAGCAGCTTGCCTACCTTGGCGGTATCGCCGCGCTGACCGCGCTGCAGGTGCTCGAGTGGCCGGTCAGCATGACGCTGGCGGCCGGTCACCTAGTGGCGACCGCAAGCAACAACAAAGTGGTGCAGGACTTCGGCGAAGCGCTCGAGGACGCTTGACGCCCCGGTCGCATCAGCGAGGTCGCGGCAAGCAACAGCATCCGGTCGAGTCCGCTCGCACCGCAGGCACCGGCCGCCGCGCTCAGCACCGGCTCGGCATACCGCTGCAGCAGGCTCAGCAGCGGCCGGAGGTCCACTTGGTACTCGCGGCGCTTTTCCACGCCTTCAGCGTCCGGCCGATGCCAGCGAGGGTCAAGGAAACCGTGAATGAACGATGTCCGCGCAAGGAGTGGCGAAACTGTTTCCCGGGAATGGCGAACGATTGAACGACACTCGGCCTTCGGTGATCTCGCTCGCGGCCCGGCTGCCGCTCGCGGGGTTCGGCCTGGCCATGACCGCACCCACGCGGATGGCACGAAGTGCCGGCAAAGTCCTGGACGTAGCCGCTGAAGCAGCTTCTCTCGGCGCGGACGCGCTGACTGCCGGTGCAGGCGCCGGGCTCGGCGCCGCGGCGAGCGCCGCGCGTGTTCTGCGCAAGGCGGTTCGCAGCGGCGCGGAGGACCTCGGAGCCGGCTGGCGCAACGGCCGCGCGCTCCACCTCCGCCTTCGTCCGGCCGAGCCAGGCGACAAAAGCCGCTTCGATCAGCTCGTGCACAAGGTGATCCGGGAGGCGCTGGCTCATCCCGACGTGGTCGCCGCATACTGGGACGCCGGTTTGTCACGCATGGTCGTGACGATGGCCGAGGGCGCGGCCGGCGACCGGATCGTGGCGGCAGTCTCGGCACGCGCGGAGCGACACGGGCTTTCCCTTGCGCCGCAAGACGACACGGCCACCCATCCCGGCGACCTCCGCGCGGTAAAGACCCAGGCCGCCGCGCTCGCGATCAGCGGTGCCGGGCTGGCGACGGCAGTGCTCAGCGCACCTCTTCGACTGCGCCGCCCGCCGCAAGCGGTGCTGGCGGCGCTGACCGCGGTGCGGGAACACCCGCTCGCGCGGGACTTCCTGCGGGCGCACCTGGGCAGGTCGACCGCCGAGCTGGCGGTGGCGACCGCCAACGCCGCGCTGCACGGTTTCGGGAATTCGCCGGCCGACCTCGCCCTCGACGCGGTGCTGCGCACTGGACAGCTGGCGGACGCGGTCGCACAGGTCGTCGCTTTCGAGCGGACCTGCGATCGCCTGTGCACTCCCGGCCGCGAGAGCCCGGCGGCACGGCCCGCACGCCGGCCCGCTCCGGGGGATCCGGTCACCGACTACGCCAAGACGGCTTTGACCGGCGGACTGCTCGGCGCCGCCGGCACCGCGCTGTTCAGCCGGGGTGCCGGGCAGGCCAGCTCGGCGGTGCTGGCGAGTTCCCCCAAACCCGCTCGGTATGCCTGGACCGCCTACGCCTCCGGGCTCGGCCTCTCCCTGGCGCGCGAACGGGTGCTGGTCCGCTCTCCGGACCGGCTCCGGCTCCTTCCCGCGGCGAATACCTTGGTGGTGCACGGAAACGCGCTCCGCGGCGAGCGACGCACGGTGGTCGAGGCGCATCCCTCCGACGACGAGTGGGAGGAAGGCAGGCTCTGGCAGGCCGCGGTCCGGTCGCTGGACGGCGCGGACAGTCCGGTCCGGCTGCGTCCGGTGCCCGACAACCCGGCCGGCACGACCGGTCTGATGATTGCCTCGGCCGGGGGCGCCGAGGTGGGAACGGTTCTCGTCGGCTATGCGCCGGACCCGCTGGCGGAGAGCGTGCTGGACGCGGCCGGGCGAGCCGGTCTGCGGATCGTGGTGGTCCAGGAGGACGTCCCCGGCGTCGATGCCGCCCTCGCCGACGAGGTCGCCACCGGGCAGGCGATGGCCGATGTGGTGACCGCCTGCCAGGAGGACGGCAACGTCGTGGTGACCGTGGCCCGCGTCCCGGCGAGCTCGGACGAGGACGCGCGAGACGAAGTGCTGACCGGGCTGCTGCGCGGCGACCTCTCGGTGGCGGTGGCGAACGACTGCGACGCCGTGGTGTGGGCCGCGGACCTGTTGTCGGTCAACGGACTGGCGGGAGTGTGGCGGTTGGTGCACGCCGTCGGCGGCGCGCGCACCGCCGGAGACCGCGCGACGACTTGCGCGGAGGCCGCCGCCGCCCTGTCCGGCCTGGTGGTCGCCACCGGCGGGCAACGGCAGTGGCGACGCCTGCTTTCGCCGCTGGCGCGGTTGAGCCCGGTCAATCTCGCCACCGCGGTGGCACTGGCCGCCGGGTGGCAAGCGGTCGCCGCGATGGCGGCGGAACCGGTGCCGCCGCCGCGTCCGAGAGTCGCCTGGCACGCCCTGCCGCCAGACGAAGTGCGGCGTCAGCTGAGTGCGTCGCCGCAACGAGACCAAGCGCGCCGCAACGGCTTGCCCCAGCGCGCCCAGCGCCTGGCCTCGGCGGCCGGGCAGCTGCCCGGGAGTGCGCCGCTGAGGACCGGGATGCGCCTGGCCGGCGCGATGCGAACAGAGCTGGGCGATCCGCTGACGCCCGTCCTCGCGGTCGGCGCCGCCGCGTCGGCGATTCTCGGCTCCGCGGTGGACGCGCTGCTGGTGCTGGCCGCGATGGGGATCAACGCCTTGGTCGGCGGGGTGCAGGGGCTTCGGGCCGAGCAGGCGCTGGCCGGTCTGACGGCGACGCAGGCTCCTCGCGCCCGCCGGGTACCGGAGCGGGACGAAGCACCGGAAGTGGTGGACGCCGCCGGGCTGGCCCCTGGCGACCTCGTGGACCTCCAGGTGGGCGACGTCGTGCCGGCTGATGCCCGGCTGCTGTGCCTGACCGGCCTCGAAGTCGACGAATCCGTGCTGACCGGCGAATCCCTGCCGGTGGCGAAACGTGTCGCGGCGACGCCGGCGGCGGACCTCGCGGACCGACTCTGCATGGTTTTCGAAGGCACCACAGTGGTCGCCGGTTCGGCCCGCGCGATCGTCGCGGACACCGGCGACCGCACCGAGGCGGGCCGCGCGGTCGCTTTGGCGTCCCGCACCGCGCCGGCGGCCGGCGTCCAGGCGCGGCTGCGGGAACTGACTCGCAAAGCGCTGCCGCTGACCCTGGCCGGCGGTGCCGCGGTCACCGGGTTGTCGTTACTGCGCGGGCGGACGGTGCGGGAGGCGATCAGCGGCGGCGTCGCGGTGGCGGTCGCCGCGGTACCGGAAGGACTGCCGTTGGTCGCCACGGTCGCGCAGACGGCCGCGGCCCGCCGGCTCAGCCGCCGCGGGGTGCTGGTCCGATCCGCCCGCACGCTGGAAGCGCTGGGCCGCATCGACACCGTGTGCTTCGACAAGACCGGCACGCTGACCCGGAACGAACTGCGGGTGATCGAGGTCGCGACGGCGAACGGCGAAACCCATCCGGTCCGGCGAGCGAACCGGTCCGCCGCCGCGGCCGAGACGTTGCGGGCCGGTGCCCGGGCCTGCCCGGCCGAAGAAGACAACGGCCGGACCGGGCACGCGCACGCGACCGACGCCGCGGTGCTCGCCGCGGCCCCGCCCGACCCGGAGTGGCGGCAAGTCGCCAGCCTCCCGTTCGAAGCCAGCCGCGGCTATGCGGCCGCGGCCGGTCTCGACGGCGAAACCGGGCTGCTGGAAGTCAAGGGAGCACTGGAAGTCGTGCTCCCGTGCTGCCCGAAGCTCCCCGCCGGAATTCCCGCACTGGCCGAATCGCTGACCGGCACCGGCCTGCGGGTGCTCGCCGTCGCCCGCCGCCGCGTGTCTCCGGAACGGCTGCCGGAAGCCGCCGACGAGCCGCTCGGCGACCTCGAATTCGTCGGCCTGCTCGCGCTGGCGGACAGCCCGCGCCCGCACGCCTCGGAGATGGTGTCCGGGCTGCGCGAGGCCGGCGTGACGCCGGTCGTGCTGACCGGCGACCATCCGCGCACCGCGCTGGCGATCGCGACCGAACTGGGCTGGCCGGACGACACCACCGTGGTCACCGGACAGGAACTGGCCGCGCTGGACCGGGCCGGCCGCGCGAATCTCCTGCGCGGGGCCGGGATCGTGGCGCGGGTGGCCCCGGAGCAGAAGCTGCAGGTGGTCGAAGCCCTGCGCGCCGCGGGCCGAGTCGTAGCGATGGTCGGCGACGGCGCGAACGACGCCGCCGCGATCCGGGCCGCCGACGCGGGCATCGCGCTGGCCGCCCGCGGCTCGGCCGCCGCGCGCAACGCCGCGGACATCGTGCTGACCGACGGCGATCTGCGCGTGCTGGTCGACGCCGTCGACGAAGGGCGAGCGCTCTGGCGCAGCGTCGCCGACGCGATCAGCATCCTGATCGGCGGCAACGCCGGCGAGGTCGGCTTCACCGTGCTGGGCACGCTGCTGTCCGGGACTTCTCCGCTGTCCACCCGGCAACTGCTGCTCGTCAACCTGCTCACCGACATGTTCCCGGCAATGGCGATCGCGGTGACTCCCAGCGCCGAGGAGGGAAACGCCGCCGGCACTGGTTCCCTCGGCAGCGCGCTGACCCGGCAGATCCGCAACCGGGGCATCGTCACCGGGCTGGGAGCGACCACTTCCTGGCTCGCCGGCGCTCTGACCCCGGGCTCCGCGCGGCGCACGAGCACGATGTCGCTGTGCGGGCTGGTCGGCGCCCAGCTGGTGCAGACGCTCGTCGGGCGCTCGCACAGCCCGCTGGTGCTCGCGACCGGCCTCGGCTCGGCGGCGGCGTTGTTCGCGGTCGTGCAAACCCCAGGGGTCAGCCACTTCTTCGGGTGCACGCCGCTGGGCCCGGTGGCGTGGGCGGGAGTCGGCGGCGCGATCGCGGTGGCCGCGGTGACGCCGCCGCTGCTGCCCGCGCTGGAGCGCGTCGCGGGCCGGTTCACGGATCGGCTGCCGGCCGTGCGCCTGACCCGGTGAGGCCGGGTCAGCTGGCGCGGCGGTACCGGATGTGCGTGGCCAGCGGCGAAGGCAACACCTCGACCGGTTCGAAGCCGAACGTGTCGAGCCCGTCGAATATCCGCTCGCCGGAGCCGAGCAGGACCGGCGCGATGTCGAGCGTCAGCTCGTCGATCACCCCGGCGGCCAGTGCCTGCCGGACGGTCGAGGCGCCGCCGGCGATGTCCACGCCCTTGTCTCCGGCGACCTCGCACGCCGCCGAGTAGGCCGCGTCGAAGCCCTCGGTGACGAAGTGGAATGTCGTGCCGCCTTCCATCTCGATCGGGGCGTGCCGGTGATGGGTCAGCACGAACACCGGCGCGTGATACGGCGGTTCGGCGCCCCACCAGCCCGACCAGTCCTCGTCCCATTCTCCGCGGATCGGCCCGAACATGTTCCGTCCCATCACATACGCGCCGCGCGGCCGCATCAGCCAGCCGATCGCGGCCGTGTCCTCCTCGGTCGCCCGGGGATCGCCCAGATGCCAGGCGTGCAGCTCCAGTCCCCGCTTTCCGAGCGGGTTCTCCCGGCTTTGCTCCGGCCCGGCGACGAAGCCGTCCAGCGAGACCGACATGTGGCAGGTGGTGTCCGGCATCGCGAACCTCCCAAGTGATTGCGA
This sequence is a window from Amycolatopsis benzoatilytica AK 16/65. Protein-coding genes within it:
- a CDS encoding cation-translocating P-type ATPase: MSAQGVAKLFPGNGERLNDTRPSVISLAARLPLAGFGLAMTAPTRMARSAGKVLDVAAEAASLGADALTAGAGAGLGAAASAARVLRKAVRSGAEDLGAGWRNGRALHLRLRPAEPGDKSRFDQLVHKVIREALAHPDVVAAYWDAGLSRMVVTMAEGAAGDRIVAAVSARAERHGLSLAPQDDTATHPGDLRAVKTQAAALAISGAGLATAVLSAPLRLRRPPQAVLAALTAVREHPLARDFLRAHLGRSTAELAVATANAALHGFGNSPADLALDAVLRTGQLADAVAQVVAFERTCDRLCTPGRESPAARPARRPAPGDPVTDYAKTALTGGLLGAAGTALFSRGAGQASSAVLASSPKPARYAWTAYASGLGLSLARERVLVRSPDRLRLLPAANTLVVHGNALRGERRTVVEAHPSDDEWEEGRLWQAAVRSLDGADSPVRLRPVPDNPAGTTGLMIASAGGAEVGTVLVGYAPDPLAESVLDAAGRAGLRIVVVQEDVPGVDAALADEVATGQAMADVVTACQEDGNVVVTVARVPASSDEDARDEVLTGLLRGDLSVAVANDCDAVVWAADLLSVNGLAGVWRLVHAVGGARTAGDRATTCAEAAAALSGLVVATGGQRQWRRLLSPLARLSPVNLATAVALAAGWQAVAAMAAEPVPPPRPRVAWHALPPDEVRRQLSASPQRDQARRNGLPQRAQRLASAAGQLPGSAPLRTGMRLAGAMRTELGDPLTPVLAVGAAASAILGSAVDALLVLAAMGINALVGGVQGLRAEQALAGLTATQAPRARRVPERDEAPEVVDAAGLAPGDLVDLQVGDVVPADARLLCLTGLEVDESVLTGESLPVAKRVAATPAADLADRLCMVFEGTTVVAGSARAIVADTGDRTEAGRAVALASRTAPAAGVQARLRELTRKALPLTLAGGAAVTGLSLLRGRTVREAISGGVAVAVAAVPEGLPLVATVAQTAAARRLSRRGVLVRSARTLEALGRIDTVCFDKTGTLTRNELRVIEVATANGETHPVRRANRSAAAAETLRAGARACPAEEDNGRTGHAHATDAAVLAAAPPDPEWRQVASLPFEASRGYAAAAGLDGETGLLEVKGALEVVLPCCPKLPAGIPALAESLTGTGLRVLAVARRRVSPERLPEAADEPLGDLEFVGLLALADSPRPHASEMVSGLREAGVTPVVLTGDHPRTALAIATELGWPDDTTVVTGQELAALDRAGRANLLRGAGIVARVAPEQKLQVVEALRAAGRVVAMVGDGANDAAAIRAADAGIALAARGSAAARNAADIVLTDGDLRVLVDAVDEGRALWRSVADAISILIGGNAGEVGFTVLGTLLSGTSPLSTRQLLLVNLLTDMFPAMAIAVTPSAEEGNAAGTGSLGSALTRQIRNRGIVTGLGATTSWLAGALTPGSARRTSTMSLCGLVGAQLVQTLVGRSHSPLVLATGLGSAAALFAVVQTPGVSHFFGCTPLGPVAWAGVGGAIAVAAVTPPLLPALERVAGRFTDRLPAVRLTR
- a CDS encoding dihydrofolate reductase family protein, whose product is MPDTTCHMSVSLDGFVAGPEQSRENPLGKRGLELHAWHLGDPRATEEDTAAIGWLMRPRGAYVMGRNMFGPIRGEWDEDWSGWWGAEPPYHAPVFVLTHHRHAPIEMEGGTTFHFVTEGFDAAYSAACEVAGDKGVDIAGGASTVRQALAAGVIDELTLDIAPVLLGSGERIFDGLDTFGFEPVEVLPSPLATHIRYRRAS